The segment AGCCCGGGCCGCCGTCGGTCATTACGGCAATCTGGTCAAATATCTTCAGCGCACTGATCATAGAGAGCACCATGCACACAGTCATCGAACCCGCAAGCAGCGGGAACGTAATATGCCGGAACTGCTGCCAGCCGCCTGCACCGTCAATGCTGGCCGCTTCATTAAGCTCCTGCGGAATGCCCTGCAGTCCGGCCAGATAAATGATCATATAATAACCCGCGCCTTTCCAGACCGTTGACAGAATAATCGACAGCATAGCGTATTTCGGATTACCCAGCCAGTCCACGATATAGTCGCCTAAACCGACGGAGGTCAGGATCTGGTTAAACACGCCGAAGTTGTAATTCAGGATCATGGCCCAGACAAAGCCCATGACGATCCCGCTGAGCAGGGTCGGGAAATAGAAGATACTTCTGAATAAATTGCGGAACCAGCGTACCTTGTCGACCATTAAGGCCATGGCGATTGCAGCAATGTTCTCAAGCAGTACCAGTGTAATTGTCATAACTAAAGTGTTCTTCAATGCGTTCTGCACCCGCGGACTCTGGAAGATCTCGACGAAATTGGCGAATCCGATATACCGGATATCGCTGCTAATCCCGTCCCATGATGTGAAGCTTAGGTAGACGCTGCCTGCTGTAGGGACAATGACAAACAGTGTGTATAAAAGGAATGACGGCAGGATGAACAACAGCGCGTAGGACTGCCATCTTTTCTTTTTCTTCCCCGGCTTCTCTGCGGCTATCAATGACTTGTCTGTATTCACGATGGATGTAGCCATGGTTCCTCTCCCCTCCCTGGGACGCGCTTGTTCAAATAAGGGAACCGCTGCCGGAGCAGAGGTTCCCTTCCGGCGCTTTTATTTACAGTGAATTGGCTTTGACCTGATTGTCATATTCGGTATCGGCCTTCTTCATATATTCCGTGACGTCCGCATCGTTCACTACCATATCCTGGAGCAGCTTATAGTACCAGTTGCGGAATTGCGGAGGAATCAGGTTATCGCCCCACCAGTTGTTGATGGCCAGAGATTTGGTTACGTTCGTGTCGGCAATGAGATCAAGTGCAACCTGCATTTGCTCGCTGGTCTCATAGGTTACTTTCTCTTTGGTGGAAGGAATGGCATTGATCGAAGCCAGATAGACCGAGTACTGTTCCGGTTCAAAGAAGAAGCGGATGAAGTCTTTGATCGCTGCCGTCTTATCGGCATCCTTAGCGGCATCCGCGGATAACGACCAGCCGGCCGGTGACGGCAGACCGATGACATTTACTTTACCTTCGCGGTCCGGGATCGCGTAGAAGCCGAATTCGAAGCCTGGATCAGCTTCAGCAATCTGGGTAAACATCCAGGTGCCGGAATACAGCTGTGCGGCTTTGCCGGATACCAGAATCGAAGCGGTCTGATTATCTGCGGTGCTCAGCCAGCCTTTGTCCACATAGTTCTTGAACAGCTCTTTGAAATCAGTCATGGCCTGAACTACAGCAGGATCTGCGAAGCTGACGGTCTTAGCCGTACGCTTGGCGTTCCAGTCCGGGTCTTTGCTGTAGACATCGTCAATCAGGAATTTATTGACCCAGAAGCCCATATGGAAGATATCCTTACCGCCTACTACCAGCGGGGAGATACCTGTTGTTTTCAATTTTTCCTGGATGGCAATGAACTCGTCATAGGTCTTGGGAAGCTCGGTGATCCCGGCGTCCGCGTAGGCTTTTTTGCTGTAAATGATCCCTTGTGGTGCGTTGACCTGCATGGGAGCGTTCCATACTTTGCCGTCCACCTGCGGCGGCGATTCGAACAGATCCAGCAGATCGGCTGGAAGCTCTACAATTTTGCCGGCATCTGCGAATACCTGGGTGTCACGCATTTCCACCAGATCCGGGAATTCTCCAACCGCATCCTTCGTCTTCAGCCAGTCCAGATAAGCCGCCGATGAGGTTTCACTTAAGTCTTTGATGGTGACGTTAGGATTCGCTTCCATGAATTTCTTAACGGTATCGGCTATGGCTTTCTTGGTCGCCGGGTCACCTGACGCATAACCGATGGTGAAGCTGACGTCCTTCTTCGCAGAATCAGTAGCTGCAGCATTCCCTGCCGGAGCTTCAGTCGCGGCTGCATTGCCGCCGCTGGCCTTGTTATTGTTATTTCCGCCGCATGCGGTGAGTACAGTGGTTGCTGCGAGCAGCATGACGGATAATTTCGTAATGGTGTTCTTCATATCTTGAGTAACCTCCCCTTGGGTATACAGCCCGGAAGCTGGCGGCCCGATGTGCGCATCATCGCCCGTAAGCGTTTCCTTATGCTCCAAGAATAGCATTCAGCCCTCAGGGTTAGAATGAACTAATTTAAGAGGGAGGTGCGGTAAATTTAAGAAGATGTGCAACATGTAACTTCTTATATTCACAGAAAAAAACGAAGGTCCGCTGACCTCCGTTCTTGCGCGGGCT is part of the Paenibacillus sp. FSL M7-0420 genome and harbors:
- a CDS encoding carbohydrate ABC transporter permease; translated protein: MATSIVNTDKSLIAAEKPGKKKKRWQSYALLFILPSFLLYTLFVIVPTAGSVYLSFTSWDGISSDIRYIGFANFVEIFQSPRVQNALKNTLVMTITLVLLENIAAIAMALMVDKVRWFRNLFRSIFYFPTLLSGIVMGFVWAMILNYNFGVFNQILTSVGLGDYIVDWLGNPKYAMLSIILSTVWKGAGYYMIIYLAGLQGIPQELNEAASIDGAGGWQQFRHITFPLLAGSMTVCMVLSMISALKIFDQIAVMTDGGPGFETETLTYIIYKVGFGELRQGFGTALAMVLFLIILIITVIQVKFLQKREVQL
- a CDS encoding ABC transporter substrate-binding protein, which gives rise to MKNTITKLSVMLLAATTVLTACGGNNNNKASGGNAAATEAPAGNAAATDSAKKDVSFTIGYASGDPATKKAIADTVKKFMEANPNVTIKDLSETSSAAYLDWLKTKDAVGEFPDLVEMRDTQVFADAGKIVELPADLLDLFESPPQVDGKVWNAPMQVNAPQGIIYSKKAYADAGITELPKTYDEFIAIQEKLKTTGISPLVVGGKDIFHMGFWVNKFLIDDVYSKDPDWNAKRTAKTVSFADPAVVQAMTDFKELFKNYVDKGWLSTADNQTASILVSGKAAQLYSGTWMFTQIAEADPGFEFGFYAIPDREGKVNVIGLPSPAGWSLSADAAKDADKTAAIKDFIRFFFEPEQYSVYLASINAIPSTKEKVTYETSEQMQVALDLIADTNVTKSLAINNWWGDNLIPPQFRNWYYKLLQDMVVNDADVTEYMKKADTEYDNQVKANSL